The Amblyomma americanum isolate KBUSLIRL-KWMA chromosome 2, ASM5285725v1, whole genome shotgun sequence genome contains the following window.
agaaaatttttttcaatattacCCTTATGAAATGAACGTGCCAAGCAGCAATTAGCATTTGTGTCACTGACTACGTACCGGTGGCAATTAATGGCACTTTAACTGGTTGTGTGAGGTATAATTATAGTgacaaaaattcacagggacagcTAATACTTTGTGTGTTGgcgatgcgatagcattagaagctgttgatgccttcaccggaagtgacgtcagttCCATTCAACTAATAAAAATTATCTGGTCTAGTGATGTCACTTCCtttcagccaatgggcgaatttatGACCGACGATACATTTTTCCCCCGATGAggcttttaacgctatcgcattaaaaatgaAGTGCACCAAACCGCGCGGTTCACATTTGCCATAAAATTTATTCAAACTGCCTGACTCGGTTTGCGATATCCTGCGTAATATGTGTAGGTGCAGTAGTGTGCAATAAATCGTTCGGAAACAGACAAACACAACATAGATAAAAAATAAAACTTAACAAAACGACTTACATGCGATACCTCACTGCTTCGCTCCTACTCATGTTTGTGGTGGTGGTTTTCAGTGCAGTGTGGTGGCTCTAGATCGAGATAGTGTATCTCGGTTACCTCTCCTCTACCCTCCTTCAGCAGGGGCCTGTTTCAAGTCTGCCTAGCGTACCTACAACGACAACAGGGaatccaggaagaaaaaaaatccaaTTCCGAACGGCGCTACAACAGCGTGAACGGACGGGCGATAATTTCGACGCCGGCGCATGTCGTAAAGCTGGTTATCCCGCTTAGCTTTCGCGCCCGTAGGGCGAGCCCACCTTTGCTAATGCGCGGTCGTTTTGAGTCCGAGTGAAAAACGGATGCCCAGTAGGTTCTAGAAAACCGAAACGTGACAATAACACACGCTTCTTGTTCGCACAGGCATCACGATGACTAGATGACTTTGTACATTTCTACTGCTCATATAACAGATATATCATACGACCGAGCTTGAAGTTCAGGCCGTTCGCTAGAAAAGTTAAGGAAACCAATAGAGATCCCTTCTCTTTTAGTTTTCAATGTTCTATTTCTGGCATTAGAGCTTAATTTAGACACGCTTAAACAGGCACTGGCTTAAATCGCGTGACCGGCGCAGGCCTATATGAACATCATGCCGTCTATGGATCACAGGCAGAAAACGTGCATACAAACAGGAAGCAAACAAGCAAAATAAAATAACGCTGCTAAAAGCACGCTGTAAATTGGCATCGCTAAAAGCACGCTGTAAATTAGCATCgctaaaaacagcaaaaaaaaagtcgcgCGTTACAACAACATATTCAAGGCAAGTATGCGCACGCCACAAAAAGCAATAAGGATAGTTTCGGCACAAATACCGGTACTGAATTAAGCGACAAGATTTCGTCTAATTtagtcttgcttttttttttacacccgcGCCCAGAACTCGATCCATTAGCCCATTCTACAAGCTGGCTTGTAATTACTTCCAAACACGATCGAGAGCACTTTTTATCCGGCATCTAGATCCGGCGTGGATATTTCCCCGAGGCAATCGCCCGATCGCTTGTTTAGCTTTTCATACTTTCAGCACGCCAGACTTCCGATACTGAAGaaacgaatttagtttctcataCTAGCTTTAAAGGCTGTTTTTATCGTTCGAACGCGTAGCAACAAGCTAGCAAAAAGGCAATCGAACGTTTACACAACAAGAAAATGTAAACAACGCGAGCAATCAATGCCGCGAACAAGCAGCTTCGTATCGAGCAACCAACGTGAGGTCAGCATATCTGGCTCATTCGGCCACGCCTGCACAGATGCAGGCAGACCAAGTGATGTCTGTGCGACTACAGTTCGCAATTTTGACAAATGATACGAGGGAAATCGGATAACAGCACGCCACAACTGCCGGAAGGTTCTGTAATACGATGCTGCCGCTTTCACGTTGAGTACGCTGATTGAGCAAACAGATTGCGTGAAACCGAGTCACTGGTTCCTCGACGCACCGATACCTTTATCACGCTGTCCCGATGCGATATCAGCGAACGGACTTCTTATCTCTCCGGCAGCGAATGCGACGAAGCCGACGATTCCGCCGACCGCCGTCACCAGCTCAAGCCTTCCGTCATTCGCGATTCACGCACGAGCAGCGCGATTGTTTCATCACGTGACGTCAGTTAGCGTAGATGGCGTAGATCTCCTAAAACTACTCAAAACATAAAGTTTTAAAATAtatctttgtttaaaaaaattttgcTAATTTTTACATGaatttattttaaattttaaGTTTTGAGTTGTTGCGCGTTGTTGCTTACAGCTTATTATTGTTAATCTGTTAGCAACGAGGTGCAAGTATGGCGGCTTGCAAGGCAATTTTTATCTTTCAGTTTCGGAGTTTCGTCAACGTACTCGATGTAGCGCTCGGTGTATAACCGGTATAGCTCTAAAGATGAGCGCAATACATTGTTAGCTGCTGTATTCGCTTCACGATGCCCCCTTATCGGAGTGATAACGGACTCGATAACAGTACACCGCGGGGCAACCACTGTACGTAGTCGTAgatcgcgaagcatttcttacGGTCCGTTGCACGTCATCGTACAGATGCGTCGCCTTGAAACGCCACTGACGTTGAGCTTGTAGCGCTGTCTTTGCGGCGCttactcttttctttcttttttttttcgctggtatTCATTTGCTGTGCGCGAAACAAGTGGCACGCCTGACGATGTTTGCGAAACGCCTACATTTCTTTCCACGTTTATATTAAGCGTCGCGAGTCGGTATATTCAACGTGTTCACGTTTACGCCGTCCAATTTGCTGCCGTGCTTCGTGTGTTATTTTTCTCCGTAGAATGAATGGGACTTCATCATGTCATCAGGGTACGCCACGTaattttatgcattttttttctttttacatcgAAACCCGCGGCACTTGCTGTGAAACAAAGTTTTGTGCGAATTTAAAATCTGCGAATTCATTTGATCTCAGCGAAACTAAGTGAAATCTGCATTGCGTGCTTTTGAAAGAAATGTAATTGAGGTACTTATGTGAACGTCAAAACCCACCCAAAGTGTTTTCTTCTAAAATGAGTTCGTATGATATGCCATTTGTAAAACGTACCAAGTAGCAGCATACTCTTATTATTTAAGTGTGGTTGTTGTACCAGGTCAGATTTAATGCATGAAAATGAATGTTTTACAACGTGGCACTTGAAATAAAATTTGACACCAGATTTGAGGTATGGCCAGCACCCTTTTGTAATTAGGATAATACATTCACCAACAATTATAATACAATGAGAGTATATCTTACTAGATGGTGAAGAACCTTCATTCTATTAAACATATTCTGTGCCATCAGCATATTTGATGACCTTTGAAGTACCTTTGCATATAGGTTAGCTTAGATTGAACACTGTTGCATTGGCATATATGTTCAATCGTGGTTGTTTTCAAACACGTCATGCCTACACTGGTACATGTATTACAAAGAGAGCATTCGTGTGTTGAGAGTGAGCCAGTACAAGCTGACCTTTTGCATGGGCTCTGACTGGTGCTCAGTGCCCTGACGCAGCAAGGTGCATTATACCGCCTTGTGGCAACAAAGGTCTACCATCGGCTGCACAATACTCTTACCTCTGTTATCCAGGCTGATTTAATGGAGGCTTTCGTGCGCTTTCGGTCAAGCCAAATAACGTCAGCTTAGCTGCTGTGCTTTAAATGGCACACTTTTGAGTGCATAACCAGAAGTGTCAAGTACTGCCACCTAgccagatttagctcatcttatTTCATGTTTGCATAGTTGTGGCATGTTCATTCAATGTTTGAGACATTTTTTAATGTTGTTGCATCATAGGGTGGATAATTGTGTGTATGTGAAAACGAGAAAAGTGCTTGAGATAGCACTCCGTTACCTGGTCTCTTTGCTTTCTGTTGCACCCCTTCTTTACTTTCATTTGTGGTGCTGTCTCAACATGGGCCAGCATATTCCACCCATTTTTCTCACTGAACAAGAGTGAAGCACTAGAACAGTAATAGTGGTGGAGGAATCCATGCTGACATAAGAAAAAGAAGTGTGATGATACCATGCAGTCCATTGCCTTGAGAACTGTATCTGAAAAAAGGGACATGGGAGCCACATTGGTCACTTTGctgcattttaattttttgtcCCTACTTTTTATATTTCGTTAGCAGAAAAGTATACATGTCACTGTGCCTTCAGATAAATTTAATTGCAAGTTAATCTTTTGCATCTGACCTTCCATTCCACCCTTGTGTGTGTGGGCACTGTTTTCCTTGCGAGGATGAATAGAAACCAACAAGCCAGTCTTAATAGAAAAATCCTAGTCACAGGTTCCTAGCAAAACTTTCCTTTCCACATGCAGAGGAGGGCGACATGGTTGGTGAACAGGCCAGCCGGGCTGAGGATGACTGTGTGGTGAAGGGATCTGTGTATGGCGACCACTTGAGTAGACATCACCGCGGCAGCGCAGGCCGTAGGGAAGATGCCATGAGTGGCCTGCCATTTCATGGACCTTCGTCGCGAGAGGTTGAACTGGCCAGTGTGCCAGTCCTGGAGAGGCGCAGTGGACTGTACAGCAGTGGAGCACTGGTTGTGCTTGTCATCTGGTACTTCTTCAGTTTTACCACGCTGGTGCTGAACAAATGCATCCTCTCGTACCAGGCCGGGGACCCTGTGGTGCTGGGTATGTATGGCGTGCAGAGCCGCAAAGCTTCTTTTCAGGTGATGGCGGATTTATCAGAGCCAAAATTTGTGCCTGAAAGTCTCCACTATATTAATCTAGTCTAGGAACACCTCTTGAGGGCTCTGTATATGTTTAGAGCAATCTGTAAGTGGCATTTATGCAAACTGTATACCCGCCAAGGTGGCTCAATAGCTTTGGCGATCAGCTGTTGAGCTCAGGGTTGCGGAATCTTATCCCAGTTGCAGTAACCACGTTTCGATGGCAGCAAAATACAAATACGCTTGTGTTCTGTACAACTTTATTGTATGAAGGAACCTCAGGTGGTAAAAATTGATTGAGAGCCCGCCACTACGACATCCTTCATAGTCCACGTGcatctttgggatgttaaaccccacattaAGCAGGCCATATCTTGAGTACCTCGACCATACAATCAAGGTGTAGGATTCATGGTGAAAATATCAAACTGGTGAAAAAAATTTTAGCAAAATGAGAAGTACACGACTCAAAACAGGCGATTCCTGCAGACATTGCTACTCTCGCGCTTTGCCTATTGCAGAGTAAAGTAGAGATGTAAAGAGAACTGATTGTTAGGCTTACTTTTACTGAAAATGGTACTCTCATGCATCGCTCACTAAAGTAGTTTTAATTGCGAAACTAGTAAATGTAGCCTCTGCATAATTAAATAGGCCCCTGCAAATTATATGCGAGTTAAAACAGCATATTATGAGCAGCAGCTTATGAGTCGAAACAGAAGATGTAGTGACCAGAAGGTGGTTGCAGTCATTACAGACGTGCCGtagtttaaaggggctctgaaacaccatctgaggagagcacatcaacttgctcaaaCACTATACTATGTTGTCATGAacatctgagccaaataataTACTTGTACACACAGCAGAGAACAGATTCTTATTTTAAGAACTATGACAGATACTTTGGTGTGGTCTTTGCAGGTGTATCATATAGCTAGGTGGATATTACATACTTGATATAGCTCAATAATCAGATGATTAACGAAGTAAAGTTAACTAATTAACTTTTTTATTTTAGGAGAAAAGATTGTAATGCAGAATTTAAGACTGTCAACACCGAAGGTgagcccagtttttaaattttctttattgGCAATGTGGTTTGAAATATGATTGTCAAAATTATGCATTTGAAAGCTCATTGAGTTGGCTTTCTTGCATTGCATATTATAAATTCGTGTCGCTTGCATTTCTGATGCAGCAAATGCAGATTCCGTTTGTGTATTTTATGACTTAGAAGTAGTTAATGTGATTTCAGCGATAATACTAGACGTAGCAACGCAGGagagccaactcaacgagcttagAAATTTGAAAAATTACATCGCGGAAAAcgaggacttcaagggtagaaaacacaggaaaccttgaagtccccgttttccgcgctgtaatttttcaaatatgtatcaccaactcgcccgccttgctattgCATTGAGCTTAGAAATGCGCAATTTTGATGGAATATTTTGAACCACATTGCTATAAAGAAAATTTCAAAACTGGGCTCACCTTAGGCATTGACAGTCTTCAATTTTGCAATACAATCTTGCCTCCTAAAATAAAAAGTCAAATTTGATTAGGTAATTTTACttaattaatcatctaattattaaaCTCTATCATGTACATAATGTCGGCCTTGCTGTAAATCCACCTGCAGAGACCACACAGCTGTATCTGTCATagtttttgaaataaaaatctgcaaatgcttaaaaaaaatcaccctgtacACTGGTTAGATTGAAAAATAAAGGATATGTTTTCAAATCAATCCttaaaaatgcacaaaatattGAAGCAGTCACAAGCTGCTTTTCTTGCTTGCTACCTTCATAACTACCTGCCTGCCTTTCTAACCTAACTATAACTGCTTGCATTTTCACTGCTCTTAGCCTCTCACCAAATTTTGTAGAGTATTTCACTGTGGACTTGCAAACTCTTTCAGGTGCAATTCAGATGCTGTGCTGCTTCATCTGTGGCTACGTCCAGATGCAGATGACGGcaaggcgaaaactgtcccaaGAGAACTCTCCTAAGATGCGTAATGTCATCCTCGTTGGGTCACTAAGGTAAGAATACAGTGTTTAGCTGCACAGAACGTTTGGAAGAACGTCTGATTGCTTGGCTAGAGCTGGACGAAATTATTAAAATTATGCTTAGAAACATTTCACCCCTCTTTATTTTTCTAGATACTGCCAGGAATTAGTTGCATACAAGACTGTGTAACCTTTCGTAACAATTTGTTCTTCACATTGTAAAAGCATGTTCCTGTGGTAGAAATTTCTAAATATTTGCTCCAGTTGATGATGGTAGTATGTTTGATGCTGCTATTGCTCAAAAATCGGGTGGCTTCATTTATAACAAGTAATGGAATATTTTTCTGTTTACCTAGGCTGCCTAATGAGTGCTCATGCTCAGAAAATAGTCATTAGGGAAGTCACATGAGGGATTCCTCTGCTGTCGAAGTGTAAAACATTATCCAAATTGTTTGCTTGAGGCAGTTGAAGCCAGGATATTGTAAATTGCATAAATTGATGAGCACAAGAAAAAGTACCAAGGAACCCGAAGGGCCTCTTGGCACACATTGGCGTATGGATTATGGCTTTTCTCTTTGGCATCACACAGGCGTAGTGTTTGGCTTCAATTTCTAGGCAAAGCATGCTTACGTTGCCAGCTTGCTCTTTTGCTGTGATGGTTATAGTCTCTCCAAGAATTGTTGAAATAACTGCTGAATTGACTGGAATTGAGGCCTTATAATTATAACCAAGGTATCATAAACACCAGCTATGCTTGTGACTAATGCTACTGATGAAGTctatttatatatttttcctttttatgaGCACGGTTTTGTGCAGTAAAGAGCTTGCTCGAAAAGTTTTCAAACCCTTTTCTGTGACATCATTGTCATGTAACATTTTGTGGCCGTAGCAGACTTTTGCACTGGGAATGCATTGTGGAAAGGCATTCTGCAAGTTTTCAAAGTTTAAGAATGAGCTTGGAGACCGCAGAAATGCGTATTACAGAGGTTATGGCTTTCATTTTGCCAATTTTTTTGGGAGTCTTTTGTTCTTGACCTTGTGATAAGAATTTGGTGCAGGTGGATATTATACAGCTGAATCTCAATGATAAGAATCGTACGGGGTCATGAGAAAATTTGTATGATCGGAAATTCCACATCACTCAAAACAAACAGTCCGTATGCAGAAACATGGCAAATGCATTCACGCAGATATGTTTACGGCTGACGGGATTTACTTATGGCTGTGCAACTCCAGCTCACTACTCGTGCGATTGCGAGGTCGTCGATGTGCAGGCCACCGCTCACTGCTCCCTGTGCATACTGTGCGACTGGCGATTGCAGAGCCGGCAATGTGCAGGACGCGCATCACCGCTCACTGTTAATAGTCGCAGCGCGTGCATTCGTATCCACCCAAGTGGCACGAGAGAGTGTTCGGAACATCTGAAATTCAGCACATTGTACACTGTGTCATCCCAAAATTCTTATCAGCCGAGTTTGTGTCATCGAGATTCTAGTGTACTTGGCAATATTCAGGTCAGCAGTGGCATACTGTAGCCCTTTCCCTTACTATTACTCTACCATTGTAAGATaagaattgaattttttcttaCCGAAAGGAGTATGGATGCCAAATTTATGATTGCGTTTGTTCTTTCTTCGAATGCCGCATAAGACATTAGTATCCATGTATGAAAATGTTGAATTTGTGTACGCCCAGTAAATGATTTATAATCGAGTTCCTCCTCTCATGTTCAATGGTAGCTATAACATCTAAGTTGACTTAGGTTATGTGAGGCATAAAATAACTGTGATATTCTAGCTGCTTTCTCATTTATTCCCAGTCGAGCCCTCGAGAGCGACTGACATACCTCACCTGGCCTGAAGTCAACTGTGATATCATAACCACtgctcagctgttgaaaccgaaattgaaacgagagaaaaaattcagttataaatcaTTTGCCAGTTTAGGCAAGTTTCATGTGGCACTTTTGTTTGCTAATGTCTTCCACATCATTACAAACAGAGAGCATGCAATGAAAGTTTTGTTTCTTGTCCATGAGACGCGATCCATGCATAACTATTTTGTTCCCACATGTTCTGCAGATGAGTGATCTGCACTGCCTGCGGTTATTGTGCATTGCAGGTTCAGCACAGTGTTCCTAGGCCTGGTGGCCCTGTGGTATGTGCCAGTGTCGTTCGCCGAGACGGTGAAGAGCTCGGCACCAGTGTTCACGGTGGTGATCTCGCGGCTGGTGCTGGGCGAGACAACCACCTGGCTAATAAACATGAGCCTCTTCCCCGTGATGGGAGGTCTAGCACTGTGCAGCGCTAATGAGCTCAGCTTCAACCTCCCGGGCTTCATCGCCTCGCTTTCCACAAACCTATCGGAATGGTGAGCAATGTTGCTTTCTCACCGGTGTTGCTTTTTTTTGACCAGGCGCAAAAAGACAGGTGAACTTTGCACCTTTCTGGCTCACTTGCACTGGACTTTTTTGTTATGTTTGTTTTTATGTTCCACattgttttttatgtttttttttctcattttgtaTTGTGCTTGCGCACCTTTCATGGCTTGTATATTTTCCTGTCATCACAGGAATAAATTTCAAGTGTTCACCCTGTATCTCTCTTCACCATCTGTCATTTCATATTGTTTCTCATTAGCATATTTACTTGGAGGCTTATGCAGGCGAAAACGAGGCTTTGATTACTAGTGCTGAATTTCCAAAAGTCTGTTAAGAGAACTTGCAAGCCAtagtgccagcagcagcagagtgAGTCATGCTCTGTGCCATTAGAAAGATGAAAGAATAGAGCAGCtttctgttcattttcttttcacagttccTTTTTTCTTTACGTGCTGCCTTTTCGAGCTAGACTTATTCAGCATTCTCGGAGCATTGGAGTGGGAAGTTATGTCAAGCCATATTTTATGTCAGCATTAAAAAAGAATTACATACGAGTTTCATGTATTACGAGTGATTTACCCTTATCCGGATGACTTAGCTTCATTTCAGCTCAGCAGTCTGAAGTTGAGCTTGCTGAGGTACTGGCCTGTTTTGCGACACTGAGTACTGTTTGGAAGGATTTTGTTTCCAATGATGTGGTGGTAATGAGCTTAAGCACCTTTGGAAGAAAGCATGTGCTTAGAAGCAGGCCAAGGCTTCAACAGTCAAGCTGATCTGTAAGCTGGTACACAACAGTAAATCTGCTCTTTCTGAGAGTACTTGTTGTCACTGGTACAGTGTGTTATGCAGCTTTAACTTGCTGTACTTGATGGCACTCTCACATTGGCCTGCTTGGTAAAGAGTGGCCTCTGAGGTGACATTTTAAATTAAGCTAATGGAGCATATTTAGCTGTACGCATAACGACTGTTCACAGATGTTGCAAGCCGATTCCTCAAACACGACAACAAGAGCCATATTTGTTGGCATTCCACTGAAGGAAAGTGTCGGAAAAGAAAAGGGCTTGCTTATGTCACATGTTTGGTTCATTTGTTCTCGTGCATCTTGCATGTCCTAAATGGGCCTGATTGGCTAATTATGTTCTTGTGCAATCAGTTTTCAGAATGTCTTCTCCAAGCGCCTGCTCACTGATGAAAAGGTCAAGCTCCTGTGAGTCGTGCTTTCTGCTTTCCTACACATTCCTGTCCACTTCACATACTCACCAGTTCATTTGTGCACCCACTCAGAGATTGTGCAGTTGACACCTTGCCCTGCAGTGTAATGTCTAACTTTCAACATTGAAGTCTATCTTCGAGGGTTGTTGACCTGCTACATATACATAACAGGTATCCCAACAGAGCTTATGCTAAGGCAGGTTTTCTGCTTTAGTTTAACCACAGGAGAAATCCTAACCTTACCAAACCAACCCAAACCATTGTCATGGTTTTGAGCCGGGTTACTTTGCAAAGTTGGGTCACCTTTGCAGAATTTTGCTATTATGAATGCATGCAATCTAGAGTGGGAGAACAGCCCATGACAATGGGATGAGGGCTATGCTTACAGTGCACAGGTGGGGATGCCTAACTTAACAGTATTACACGTTTTCTTTGCTCTCGCACTGCTTGCCAAGCAAACGCAATGAATTCTCACTGTGATGCTGACTGAGTTTTGCACCCAGTTTTCTCACCCTGTTCCCCCCTCGGGGGATTGTCTGCAGACCCGTGGAGCTCCAGTGTTACACCAGCCTGAGCTCGGTGTTCATCTTGGTGCCCACCATGCTGGCTCTGGTGGACTTCTCCAAAGTGTGGGAGACCTCCTCGTGGACCACAGTGGGCACACTGGTGCTCGGAGGCCTTTCTTTCCACTGCCAGAGCTTCACCGAATACATCCTGCTGGGCTACATCTCGCCTGTCACCCACAGGTTGGTCAGGCTTTGGCTTGAACTTAACATACGGCCGTTGGCGTTCAGTGAGGTGACTCAGCAGAGCTTTTGCTcttttcgtcatcatcatcagcatccgCTGTATTATGGCCACTTTAGGAGAAAAACCTCTCCTGATGCTCATCAAAATCCCTGTGTCATGCCAGCCGTGGTCACCTCATTTCTACGAACTTTCTCGTCTCGTCTCCTCACCTGGCTTTGGCTGCCCCTGGCTACATTTTTATTCCCTTGACATCCACTCTGTTACCCCAAAAGACCATCGGCTATCTGTTTGCTGCATTACACGTCCGGCCCGGGTCTGTGTAATGTTGAGAACAAATAACCAGCGTGCAATCTATAATGGCAGAACAGCCCCTGATCATGTGATACACATTTTGTTTGGGGTGCGCATTTGTGGATGCAACTACCATGGTGGTGATGATAATGAAAGATAACCCGTGACAGTGTGCTTGTTACAGACTGTTGCTGTTTCAAGAATTTAACTGCAAACTTGTTGACTGTGGCAGCATGGTTGGTTTTGGCATTGTAAGGTTCAAACATTGTCATTGCACAAGTGGTTTGTATAGCTACTGCAGGGTCAACTAGCAATTATGTGAATACAGTAGAGTCCTGTTAAGACGAATTCAGGATGAATTCTCGGATAAGATGAAGAGTGCGAgaccatttggttggtttccAGTAGGATTCAGTTATAAGAAAGTTCGCTTAAGATGAACTGTTTCGGGTATGCTTCGGTTACGACGAACTTTCGTGGTGATCGAAAACCACGCGTCGCCCCTGCATAATGGCAGCCATGGAGCATCCGTGCGGCAttgtcaaggaaaaaaaaaatgcttctgcacAAGAAAAAACACACCCACAAGATGGCTTTCGTGCACCTTCGCGCAAAACTGTGGGGGAGCCATTTTGCGGGTGCGTGCTTTCTTAGAGGGAAGCCTTCTTTCCATTGTGAAAAAGGCAGGACGCCATAGCACCTATGTTGGTGCGGAGATCTGATGTGGTTAGTTCTTGGCACTGTGCACGCGTCACGTGCCGCGCATTGTCTTCAGCATGATGTGCACCTGCATAAACTCTGATATTAGCAAGTTGTGTCAACTTGCAGGAACAAAGCTGTCAATAAAGCCTGTTGCATATACAGTAGACTCCTTTTATGACGAAAGGAACAGAAAATTCTTTAGTCTTATCAGAAGTTTGTCCTAATGAAAATGCGGAGCTGCATTTTCAGTTGGCGCGGTATCGTAACACGTTA
Protein-coding sequences here:
- the LOC144121510 gene encoding solute carrier family 35 member E2A-like isoform X1, whose amino-acid sequence is MNGTSSCHQEEGDMVGEQASRAEDDCVVKGSVYGDHLSRHHRGSAGRREDAMSGLPFHGPSSREVELASVPVLERRSGLYSSGALVVLVIWYFFSFTTLVLNKCILSYQAGDPVVLGAIQMLCCFICGYVQMQMTARRKLSQENSPKMRNVILVGSLRFSTVFLGLVALWYVPVSFAETVKSSAPVFTVVISRLVLGETTTWLINMSLFPVMGGLALCSANELSFNLPGFIASLSTNLSECFQNVFSKRLLTDEKVKLLPVELQCYTSLSSVFILVPTMLALVDFSKVWETSSWTTVGTLVLGGLSFHCQSFTEYILLGYISPVTHSVANTVKRALMIWLSVLVFGNQVTFLSGLGTLIVIAGVFLYNHARNVAASLYQYDVTLGTVKVTDHDV
- the LOC144121510 gene encoding solute carrier family 35 member E2A-like isoform X2, yielding MVGEQASRAEDDCVVKGSVYGDHLSRHHRGSAGRREDAMSGLPFHGPSSREVELASVPVLERRSGLYSSGALVVLVIWYFFSFTTLVLNKCILSYQAGDPVVLGAIQMLCCFICGYVQMQMTARRKLSQENSPKMRNVILVGSLRFSTVFLGLVALWYVPVSFAETVKSSAPVFTVVISRLVLGETTTWLINMSLFPVMGGLALCSANELSFNLPGFIASLSTNLSECFQNVFSKRLLTDEKVKLLPVELQCYTSLSSVFILVPTMLALVDFSKVWETSSWTTVGTLVLGGLSFHCQSFTEYILLGYISPVTHSVANTVKRALMIWLSVLVFGNQVTFLSGLGTLIVIAGVFLYNHARNVAASLYQYDVTLGTVKVTDHDV